In the genome of Arabidopsis thaliana chromosome 4, partial sequence, the window GAGAACAAAGCAACTTCATGATCCTCCTCTCACTACCTGATGATGCTAACTCTTCTAGACATATTATGCACTCTTCTTCTATTGGTATTAGACAACCTTGAGAGTCATAATCATTGACTCTTAACCAATCACTATACAACGTTTCTAGAACAACTTCAACTTCAACCAAGAaaccatctttttcttcttcttcaaggtgGCGTCTTATATCAATCAGGTCTTCGCAGATTTTAGGAACAATACTTTGCTGAATCCACTTGTTGATCTTTGACTTGGACAACACGTTAGCCACAAATATACTGCATATTTCTTCTCCGGTGAGGAAAACAGGTGGGATCTCGGATGCGATTCTTACTGTTGCATTCTTCTTTCCTAGCGATTTTTGTTGAGCCAAAGTTTCACGACCGCTAGGACTCCGGATAAGAATCCGCTCAATTCCTTGGATACTTATTGAGAAGGATCCTGAATTTTTGTGATCGACGATGTGAGTCTTAGATTCATAGTTTAGAATCCATGTTGATGTGCCCTCCATAATTAAAAGCCTTGTTGATTAAATTATGTCTGTTTTGGCTCTAAAACAATCgatctcttctttatttatagagGTTCATTGGAGTCTCCAAATTCACTTAGGtttcaaatttacatttatttagaaaaatagaaaaaatgatgCCCTAAATAAATGGAACATGTTTAATCAATGATTATctaaacacaaaattaaaaaattcgGGCcaaactgattttttttgttttgtcaaatgTTTTAGTTGACTAAGTATTATCaactaaaaacaattaaacagATATATTTTTCGGATTCCAAAAGAAGTTTAAATATAGTTGAATTTAATgggaaaaaatagaaaaaggagTAAAAAATGTCGAGCCACTTGGTCCTTTGTTACTCAATCATTCGCCGTTGTTCCGATCAttactcttctcttctccatccaattaaagattctctcttttaatAATGCTTTCAAAAGAATATCTAATTTCAGGAATaatcaaaaacttatttaatttctctcttctttatcaatgtgtatatataatacacacatatataagaAAGTGTTTCTTCTGTATTCGTgggagaaacaaacaaaaaacaatttcttctaggtaagttttttttttttgttcttcctgctaaagtttcgatttttaaaCTAATTGATACTTGTGTGTTCCTTTGGCTCTAGCGGCAATGAGTTTGTGTTAGTGATCCTGCTAAATACAACAAAAGGGTGAAGTAGAATAAAgttggtttcttttttaatcaaaaacagtTGGATGATCACAGTTTAGCTTCTTCGATATTGAAAATAGggttcttgttctgtttcctTTAGTTCCCTCTTTCCTCTGCTGTGATCGTTTCtgtcttgatgatgatgatttacCCCAATAAGGTtttgattagggtttataaACTCAGTGGAATCAAAGTTCAGGGTTTATAGAGATTGAATCATTAAggatttgtttgattattattgCTAATGGAATTTgcaatcctctgttttttaaaattgtatccATCTTGGtttagaaaatcatatttctctgtttcaattgGAGTCATCTTTCAATCACTTGCCTCCATCAGGGTTTAAAAGAGTCCCCTTTTCGTCGTTGTAGCGAAGAAGCAGAATTAATCAAAGTTCAGAGCTTTCACTATGAATATCCCAAGTGGAACCTTCTCAAGATCTGATCATTTCCATGCTTCAAGTGatgcttctctcttttcaaGCTCTCTTCCTCTTATTCAACACCAAAACAGTATGTACATTGAGTTGCCTAATTCGTCTTTATATCGTCATATGTTGGATGATGTTATAATCTTTAACTCTTGCAGTCAACCCTCGTGACAGCTACCATCAGTCTGTTGATGAAATGGCTTCTGGCTTAGACCATTTTAGTGGAGGCATTGGCAATATGCTTGATGATGGTGACTCACATCCAATCGGAAACATGCTTcctgatgatgaggaagagcTTTTCTCTGGTCTAATGGATGATTTAAACTTAAGTTCCTTGCCAGCTACGTTGGATGACTTGGAAGATTATGATTTATTCGGTAGCGGAGGAGGTCTTGAATTGGAGACTGATCCATATGACAGTCTAAACAAGGGCTTCTCAAGAATGGGTTTTGCTGATTCTAACGTTGACAATGTTATGCCTCAAAACATTTTCCAAAATGGAGTGGGATCGATTGCTGGCGAACATCCTTATGGTGAACATCCTTCAAGGACTTTGTTTGTTCGGAATATTAACAGTAACGTAGAGGATTCTGAATTGCAAGCTCTTTTTGAGgtaatttctcttttgtattcTCAAAAATCGGTTCTTTATAGGGTGAAAGATTGGatctttatgtttgttttccCGTTCTTGGCAGCAATATGGACATATCCGAACTCTCTATACAGCTTGCAAGCAGAGGGGATTTGTAATGGTCTCTTATAACGATATCCGTGCTTCTAGAGCAGCTATGCGAGCATTACAAGGCCAAGCTGCTTAAAAAGAGGAAACTTGACATACATTTCTCAATCCCCAAGGTTTCATATTCTTGaattctcttatatatatcattccTTGTTATTCTCCTTTTTTAATAGATgatcttttcattttatagGATAATCCATCAGAGAAAGATGTTAACCAAGGAACTCTTGTGGTTTTCAACTTGGCTCCATCAGTTTCCAACAGAGACCTTGAAAATATATTCGGTGTTTATGGCGAGATCAAGGAGGTGATGCGTTTTTATTctgttgtttctgtttgatttttttgaggTTTTAGGTTTCTCTCACGACCTGCATAATGGTTAACGTTTGTGTAAGTTATTGTTCTGACAAAGCAGATACGGGAAACACCAAATAAGAGGCATCAcaaatttgttgaattttttgaCGTTAGATCAGCTGATGCAgctctcaaagctttgaacaGGACAGAAATTGCTGGAAAACGTATCAAGCTGGAACATAGTCGTCCTGGTGGTGCTCGTCGAAAGTGAGTTTACTGATACCAAAGAAACTGACTTTAAAGAAACTGTGGactaattttctgttttgctttcttctctcaGCATGATGTTGCAAATGAATCCGGAATTGGAACAAGATGATTCCTACAGCTACCTGAATCATGTCGAGTCGCCTTTGGCAAGCTCTCCAATAGGAAACTGGCGTAATAGTCCTATTGATCATCCTCTACAAAGTTTCAGTAAGTCTCCAATATTTGGAAACTTGAGTCCAACAAAGAACATCCGTTATCCAGAATTTTCGATGAAGACTGCATCGGTGAACAATGACCAAGAAGGAAGAAGGTTTAGCCACTTGGATCACCTGTTTTCAAGTAGCAGCTATAATAATGCAAGCCACAAAGCTTCTACCTTTCAGCAACCGCAGTCGTTTGGATCTGTCTCTTCATTTGGTTCTTTGAACTCACACCCGAGTCATGTAGAAACATTATCTGGATCAGAATTCCTGTGGGGAAGCCCTAGTTCTTCAGCCTGGCCTGTGAATCCATTCTCttcaaacagagaaaatcaCAGGTTTCCGTACTCAGCTCAGAACGGATCCCTCCACCAGCTTCATCATATCGGATCTGCGCCATCTGGATTCTTCCCGAGGTCCCCTGAAACTTCATCAATGGGTTCAGTGGCTTTCCGAGGAGCAAGTGGTAATATGAATGCTCAAAGGAACTTGCGTGAAACTAGCtctccaaattttaaaatgttgtcTGCTCCAAGACGTAGTCAATTGTTTACAGGCAATGGCTCTTACCTCTGGCCTGCTGCTACAATGGTTTCCATTGACGACCCATTGGAGGATGGAAGCAACCAACAGTTTGATAGTAACGGTAACCAAGCCGACATCAAGATACAGTTTCAGCTTGACTTGAGTAAGATTATGAGGGGTGAAGATCCACGGACAACCTTGATGATAAAAAACATCCCAAATAAGTAAGAGTATCCTTTGATTTTGCTGTGGTCCGGTTAGTTTACCGTTTTGCGACCTGAAAGAACTGATATTTTTTCCGTGTTCTCAGGTATACCCGGAATATGCTCTTAGCTGCCATCGACGAGAAAAACAGTGGAActtatgattttctttatttgccTATTGATTTCAAGGTAAAGACCATTTaggtttgtttgttatatctTTGATATCACTTGATCTGAATTCTATAATGCcctcttttggtttctttgtgtGCAGAATAAATGTAATGTGGGGTATGCATTTATCAATATGGTGTCTCCTAAATTCACCATTGCATTGTACGAGGTACAAAACCTGATTGAGTCTTTAGTGTTGTTTCTCAGAGAGTGAAAATTTTGGGGATAAACTTATGCTTCTGATCTGTTTCATAGGCCTTTAATGGAAAGAAATGGGATAAGTTCAACAGCGAGAAAGTTGCTTCATTGGCTTATGCACGAATCCAAGGTAAAGCTGCGCTTATTGCTCACTTTCAGAACTCAAGTTTGATGAATGAAGATAGGAGATGCCAACCTATTGTCTTTGATGGATCAGAATCTAAATATCCGGTAAACAATCTCTTACAACAAACACATGATCTTAAAATGATCATTTATCTTTTCTGTGTTTATCTGATGAACTGGTTGACTCATACATGTCTATTTGAAACTAGATCATCCGGGAGAATTCGCAGCTCGAGGCATCAAATTCAACGGTTTCTCATCCTCTTGTCGGCGAGAACACACATCAAAGCTGACAGTCAAGTGAATCACGTTATTGCCTCTGGTTTAAAACGTAAATATCAGTTTCTAGgatgagatgatgatgaacaacaacaaactaCTACATAGTACCCTTTAGAAACATTTCTGGTTTTCTCAGTTCCTTCTAGTTTGCTGGTATCCAGAATTAGAAAGAATTATTGTTCTAGACATGTGAATTGATGGTTGTGTTTTACTTTTGTCTGGTTGGCCAAATGATCTCTCCAAATTGTATACATAGGATAGTTAAGATACAATCTTATTGGTGGTAATAAATAATGTACCTTTGTTCTAATTAATACATTTGGTAAGAGAccaaatttcattaaattttataagcCTTGTAACTCAAAATTTCTACTTTATGCTTGAACTACCCTCTGTTCCTCTTGACTCAACACCTAACATTGTCTTCACTTGAAGATCCACCTGAAAGAAACACCGTTCGTCTTCTCGGACATAACTCACACGGCCATTCATCTGCTCCAATAGTTTCCGCGAAAGCTTAAGCCCTAAACCATCAGGGGTGACCCATCCATCTCGAGTCTCAAACATATCACTTAGCATCTCTGAAGGAAGTCCTTTCCCCGGATGTATCATCCTATCATAAAACAACATCGAACGTTTTAAGTTAAAAACCATCAAAATCTGCAAAACGGCTGCATTGTGAAAAGAAGTTGTTTTCAGTTGTTTCTGTTGACGTTTACCTGAACTGTAGATGGATATAGCGACCATTGTCACGTGAAAGCTCCTGCCCTGGTGAGATACTGATACCTACCCAACTATTTGGAAACGGCGCATGATTCACAATGTTGCGTAGAAGATCAGCAAGAATAAGCTGGAGCTTGACTCTGTCACCATTGAGAGGCAGAGTTTTGATCTCCTCGGCGACTTCAACCCTTAGTTGTGAGTTCCTCTCTCTCAATATAATCATCACTTGGCTAATGATTGTGTCCAAGATGTTTTCAAGTCGAAACTCTTCTGTTTCCAATTGCAACTTGCTGAtctcataaaagaaaacatttgtttttcagattcaaaatgtaaaaactTCAGTAGGTGAAGATTCAAAACGTTATGCTTTACCCTTCCTCAATGCTTTTCAAGTCCGTGCTTTCGATTATTGTCGTGATTTGCTTCTCACAAGCATCACTAGTCTCCAGAAACTGCCTTTGGCTAGCTGAAATCTCTGAGGATTCAAGAAGCTTATGTGCAAATCGGATACCGTTGAGAGGATTCTTGATTTCTTGTCTTACGTAAGTTAATTCGTTGAGGCTTTGAGCGCTCTCTTTCAGTTCTGGGCAGCTCAACCCCGATTCCTTATTGATAAtctgcaagaagaagaaacatctTATAACTTTTCCTTCGATGTTTGTACTCTTGTTCGCGGTTAAGGATGCTTCTATGTACTTCCCTTCCTTATTAAAGAACTCAACCAGTGAACTCTCGGGAACATTATCACCAGCAATTCCTTGGTACagagagatcaagaacttTGTGAGCGAATCTTGGCATTTCACTTTACAAAAGACTCCAAAGACTTCACCGGGTAGCATTTTCCCAATCACCTCGTGTTTTGACCATCCCGTAAGCTTTTCCATTGCTGCGTTCCACTCAGAACAACAAGCATTTTCATCTGAAGCAAATATCGGTGGAATCAAAGGATTTAAGCTTTGAACAATAGTCTTGTAATCTCCTTGCAATCTGATGAATCTATCTGTTATTGCTTTCTCACTAGTGATGTCTTGACCAACGAAGCAGACACCGATGATATTTTCAGTATAATCCCGACTCGTGCAGGAGTTAACGAGAACACACACATCAGAAGAATAATCCGGATGATTGTTTTGACCAAACTTTCTCAGTTTCAGCATTACACTTTTCTCCTCTTCACCTGAACAACACAACATATCAATGTTACAACACAAcatatcattgttttgttagttgaTAAAGCTCATAACATGAAATTTGTATGGAGAAAATCTTCTTTCATATAACCTTGTAGGGCTTTGCACAAGAGACTTTCAAGAGCTGCGCGTGATTCCTCTTGAACAATCTCATCGGCAAGTGACTTCCCCATTGCTTCACTAGCTAGTAATCCCGTCATTTCAGCGGTTTTCTTGTTCCAACCATTAATACATCCGGATGAATCAACCCCAAAAATAGGTGCAGTTGCGGTTTCAATCACCCTAACCATTTCACACACAAAAGAAGTAAGCTCATTAGCATCTCTTGCTACGCCATTACCAGACAAAACTGGCCTAGAGCTGGTAAATGACTCTCTCATTATAAGTCTCAGGGAATGGATAGCATCAATTTCTGAGATTTCCCACGGCAAGCTCCTGCTCTTCGCAACTTCAAGAAAGGCTGTAAACGATGACCTCGGATGCATTCTTCCGGCATCATCTTTATCCTTTGGATGATGTTTAGCTCCTCCCCATTTGATTGCACTTGCAGTATTGGACCTGAACCAAAGTAAGTaatcttttgaagaaaatccTGCGGCAGCCACACCACAAACGGCATCTCCAAGTGAGATGGCACCAGGGTATCCCGCATCCACCAAACTATCAGTGGTTAAACCCGTCGAATCATCACCGTGATTCTCCACCAGCCAATTCACCAAGTCTTTAACTTGTGACTCATTAGGAGTAACACCAACCAACCAACATTTCCCCTTGTAATATAACGCAGCTCCATCACATTTCACAAGGTCCATAATACCCGGAGATTGTGTAACAATAGCGGAAACAGTATCACGGAGAAGCATATCGCACAACAAGGTCTGCGTCCGCATAGCCTTCTTCTCGGCTAACTGTGATGCTAACTGAAGTTCCATTTGAAGCTGAAGCCCAAATGCTTGCATCAGAAACTCACAAGCATACCGCAACGGGAATGGAACGTATCTAGGAGAACAATGATGACCAACAACTAATCCCCAAAGCTTGCTCGAATCTTTGCCTTTTACTACAATTGCGAGTGCAAGAGAAGCTACAGAGCCCATATTCGCCATATACTGCGTATGGCAGCCATGAGGAGCTCTTAGAGTAGAATTAACTAAACAAAGTGGTCTCTTGAGTTCCTCACTCTGAACAACCTTAACCGGAGTTGCATTGCAGTCACAAATCATTCGGACACGGTTCTGTTTGAACAAGAACCGAGCAGCCTGAGGAATATCTGTTGCCGGATAATGTAAACCCAAATAAGGCTCCAAATCAGACCTTCTAATCTCAGAAACAACTTCACCATGATCATCTTCATGAAACTGATAGACCATAACACGGTCATAACCGGTAAGTCTCTGAACATCTTCCACAACAGTATCACACAAGGCACCAATATCTCCTCCGGGAAGTGACTGCAGCCTAGAAATGGCCCTAACGGCTAGCTTCTGAGACTGAACTGCGCCTGCAAGGGTCAAAGCCGGATCACCTGATTTAGCAGGCTCCAAATCCATGACAATCCCTGCATCAATCCTGTGAAGAATAGCATAAAAAGGCTTCTGGGTCGTCCTAGAATGGACCAAAACAGGATTCAACAAGGAAATCTCAGTAAAGGAAGCAGCTTTAGACAAAGAAGCTCCAGAGGAAGGAGTAAAAAGCGTCCTTGCATCGATTCCAATCAAACCCTTGACTTTATCAAACTCACCAGAATGGGAGGTGGAAGGAAGAGACAACAAACCAAGAAAGTCAGAAGAGTTGTCACTAAGACCAAGTATCCTAAAACTAGGTTCTTCGACAGCAATCAAACAACCAAAGGGCTGAACTAGACCGCCTCTTTGGATGTTAGACAAGTAAGCTGTGATGTGTTCATCAGGAACGTGATTGGGAGGTGAAATAACAGATTTGGAGTAGTTAAAAGACTTGCCGGTGTAAATGGATTGAGCGAAATCAGCAAAGAGAGCAGCATCAACAGAGTATTGAGCAGTGTTGGATTTTTGAGGTTGAGGTTTCATGTTGCTTGCAGCTGAGCTTGAACTCTCGAATCCCATAGCTTAGGGGAAAGTGTGGAGTGAGTTTcgaccagaagaagaagaagaagaagctgattcTGTATCATTTGcagcaagagaaagaaagaagtaaaaaaagtttcctttttgatatttgggATTCGTTTTTACctcaagattcttcttttcatgttttgttttgcttccttcaatgctttttttttgctactcTGTTTGCATTCTCTCCCACACGTACAGCTTGTTCGGTGACCACCACCGAttcactttcattttttttcccttttcttaAATTGCTTTATTTTTGTGAATAAAAAAGTTCCATGGaataagtatttttttgttactctgAATCTATTGAAGAAATGGCTAATGTCTTTCTCAAATTTAATAGACcttcaaaatttcaacatATTTTGGTCAAAACTTTCAACTTTGATAATGTCCTCATacttctgaaaaaaaaacaaagtttctttTGAGCCAAATTTGAAACTATGTTTAGTCGAGAGTTACCAAAAGCAATCTCCAA includes:
- a CDS encoding RING/U-box superfamily protein (RING/U-box superfamily protein; FUNCTIONS IN: zinc ion binding; CONTAINS InterPro DOMAIN/s: Zinc finger, RING-type (InterPro:IPR001841), Zinc finger, C3HC4 RING-type (InterPro:IPR018957); BEST Arabidopsis thaliana protein match is: RING/U-box superfamily protein (TAIR:AT5G54990.1); Has 1807 Blast hits to 1807 proteins in 277 species: Archae - 0; Bacteria - 0; Metazoa - 736; Fungi - 347; Plants - 385; Viruses - 0; Other Eukaryotes - 339 (source: NCBI BLink).) — protein: MEGTSTWILNYESKTHIVDHKNSGSFSISIQGIERILIRSPSGRETLAQQKSLGKKNATVRIASEIPPVFLTGEEICSIFVANVLSKSKINKWIQQSIVPKICEDLIDIRRHLEEEEKDGFLVEVEVVLETLYSDWLRVNDYDSQGCLIPIEEECIICLEELASSGSERRIMKLLCSHSFHKDCILPWLRCKRSCPTCRDDIHNRRAEEDHHE
- the PHYE gene encoding phytochrome E (phytochrome E (PHYE); FUNCTIONS IN: protein histidine kinase activity, G-protein coupled photoreceptor activity, signal transducer activity; INVOLVED IN: in 8 processes; LOCATED IN: membrane; EXPRESSED IN: 22 plant structures; EXPRESSED DURING: 13 growth stages; CONTAINS InterPro DOMAIN/s: Phytochrome, central region (InterPro:IPR013515), Signal transduction histidine kinase, core (InterPro:IPR005467), PAS fold (InterPro:IPR013767), PAS (InterPro:IPR000014), Phytochrome chromophore attachment domain (InterPro:IPR016132), ATPase-like, ATP-binding domain (InterPro:IPR003594), PAS fold-2 (InterPro:IPR013654), Phytochrome A/B/C/D/E (InterPro:IPR012129), Phytochrome (InterPro:IPR001294), Signal transduction histidine kinase, subgroup 1, dimerisation/phosphoacceptor domain (InterPro:IPR003661), Phytochrome chromophore binding site (InterPro:IPR013516), GAF (InterPro:IPR003018); BEST Arabidopsis thaliana protein match is: phytochrome B (TAIR:AT2G18790.1); Has 25391 Blast hits to 25044 proteins in 3724 species: Archae - 289; Bacteria - 19481; Metazoa - 8; Fungi - 476; Plants - 4006; Viruses - 9; Other Eukaryotes - 1122 (source: NCBI BLink).); amino-acid sequence: MGFESSSSAASNMKPQPQKSNTAQYSVDAALFADFAQSIYTGKSFNYSKSVISPPNHVPDEHITAYLSNIQRGGLVQPFGCLIAVEEPSFRILGLSDNSSDFLGLLSLPSTSHSGEFDKVKGLIGIDARTLFTPSSGASLSKAASFTEISLLNPVLVHSRTTQKPFYAILHRIDAGIVMDLEPAKSGDPALTLAGAVQSQKLAVRAISRLQSLPGGDIGALCDTVVEDVQRLTGYDRVMVYQFHEDDHGEVVSEIRRSDLEPYLGLHYPATDIPQAARFLFKQNRVRMICDCNATPVKVVQSEELKRPLCLVNSTLRAPHGCHTQYMANMGSVASLALAIVVKGKDSSKLWGLVVGHHCSPRYVPFPLRYACEFLMQAFGLQLQMELQLASQLAEKKAMRTQTLLCDMLLRDTVSAIVTQSPGIMDLVKCDGAALYYKGKCWLVGVTPNESQVKDLVNWLVENHGDDSTGLTTDSLVDAGYPGAISLGDAVCGVAAAGFSSKDYLLWFRSNTASAIKWGGAKHHPKDKDDAGRMHPRSSFTAFLEVAKSRSLPWEISEIDAIHSLRLIMRESFTSSRPVLSGNGVARDANELTSFVCEMVRVIETATAPIFGVDSSGCINGWNKKTAEMTGLLASEAMGKSLADEIVQEESRAALESLLCKALQGEEEKSVMLKLRKFGQNNHPDYSSDVCVLVNSCTSRDYTENIIGVCFVGQDITSEKAITDRFIRLQGDYKTIVQSLNPLIPPIFASDENACCSEWNAAMEKLTGWSKHEVIGKMLPGEVFGVFCKVKCQDSLTKFLISLYQGIAGDNVPESSLVEFFNKEGKYIEASLTANKSTNIEGKVIRCFFFLQIINKESGLSCPELKESAQSLNELTYVRQEIKNPLNGIRFAHKLLESSEISASQRQFLETSDACEKQITTIIESTDLKSIEEGKLQLETEEFRLENILDTIISQVMIILRERNSQLRVEVAEEIKTLPLNGDRVKLQLILADLLRNIVNHAPFPNSWVGISISPGQELSRDNGRYIHLQFRMIHPGKGLPSEMLSDMFETRDGWVTPDGLGLKLSRKLLEQMNGRVSYVREDERCFFQVDLQVKTMLGVESRGTEGSSSIK